From Streptomyces sp. NBC_00370, a single genomic window includes:
- a CDS encoding GroES family chaperonin: MSDNTHDTSRDDKLPIRMLHDRVLVRTDIPEGERRSSGGIVIPATAAVGRRLAWAGVVAVGQNVRTVEPGDRVLYDPEDRAEVEVRGVAYVLMRERDLHAVAADRFEGTQDSTGLYL, from the coding sequence GTGAGCGACAACACCCACGACACCTCCCGTGACGACAAGCTGCCCATCCGGATGCTCCATGACCGTGTGCTGGTCAGGACCGACATCCCGGAGGGCGAGCGGCGTTCGTCCGGCGGCATCGTCATTCCCGCGACGGCGGCCGTGGGCAGAAGGCTGGCCTGGGCGGGAGTGGTGGCCGTCGGACAGAACGTGCGCACGGTGGAGCCGGGGGACCGGGTGCTGTACGACCCGGAGGACCGCGCCGAGGTCGAGGTGCGCGGCGTGGCGTACGTACTGATGCGGGAGCGGGATCTGCACGCCGTGGCCGCCGACCGCTTCGAGGGCACCCAGGACTCCACCGGGCTGTATCTGTAG
- a CDS encoding DUF3618 domain-containing protein, whose amino-acid sequence MSESRTPAQIEADIVRRRGKLAETLDEIGVRVHPKTIVGDARAKVASTVDQTAGRAFVAVNKTVSDVRAQFVSDDGAPRLERIVPVVLLTVGVVGLLTFASVRRRR is encoded by the coding sequence GTGTCGGAATCCAGGACCCCGGCGCAGATCGAGGCGGACATTGTCCGCAGGCGCGGGAAGCTTGCCGAAACGCTCGACGAGATCGGGGTGCGGGTGCACCCGAAGACGATCGTGGGCGACGCCAGGGCCAAGGTGGCTTCGACGGTGGATCAGACGGCCGGGCGGGCGTTCGTGGCCGTGAACAAGACGGTGTCGGACGTGCGGGCACAGTTCGTTTCGGACGACGGTGCGCCGCGTCTTGAGCGAATCGTTCCTGTGGTGTTGCTGACGGTGGGTGTGGTGGGGCTGTTGACGTTCGCGTCGGTGCGCCGCCGCCGCTGA
- the bcp gene encoding thioredoxin-dependent thiol peroxidase — MSERLNPGDTAPAFTLPDADGNDVSLADHKGRKVIVYFYPAALTPGCTKQACDFTDNLNLLTGAGYDVIGVSPDKPEKLAKFRDKENLKVTLVGDPSKGVLDSYGAFGEKKMYGKTVTGVIRSTVIVDEEGKVERALYNVRATGHVAKIIKDLGI, encoded by the coding sequence ATGAGCGAGCGACTCAACCCCGGCGACACCGCCCCCGCATTCACCCTGCCCGACGCGGACGGCAACGACGTGTCGCTCGCCGACCACAAGGGGCGCAAAGTCATCGTTTACTTCTACCCGGCTGCGCTTACCCCCGGCTGCACGAAGCAGGCCTGCGACTTCACCGACAACCTCAACCTGCTCACGGGCGCGGGCTACGACGTCATCGGGGTCTCCCCCGACAAGCCCGAGAAGCTCGCCAAGTTCCGGGACAAGGAGAACCTGAAGGTGACGCTGGTCGGGGATCCCTCGAAAGGCGTCCTCGACTCGTACGGAGCGTTCGGCGAGAAGAAGATGTACGGAAAGACCGTGACCGGCGTCATCCGGTCCACCGTGATCGTCGACGAGGAAGGGAAGGTCGAGCGCGCGCTGTACAACGTGCGGGCCACCGGCCACGTAGCGAAGATCATCAAGGACCTCGGGATCTGA